A section of the Castanea sativa cultivar Marrone di Chiusa Pesio chromosome 12, ASM4071231v1 genome encodes:
- the LOC142619399 gene encoding uncharacterized protein LOC142619399 has protein sequence MLKPGIKTPRDVKSQAIADLLAQFPGSEECSLSEEIPGEVAVIDFPGKNWAMRFDGSATATSNGLGIVLSCEDGGTLPLSFKIGFSCSNNAAEYEAYLIGLTIALALGVKHIRVLGDSNLVVSQVKGDFTLREQSLVAYRTCAQRLEQEFQTFSIEYTQRSENKFADALATLGSQMSVKGENTLIRVSRQEHSIIEVLQRMFSEELEQQDWRNEVKEKIKGSGREGSIKELKDYTMIEEELYRRLPGGILSRCINEREGRSRLEELHSQACGVAEKISLYRRMQRMGYYWPNMNKEAATIQGKCQKCQLSIDKEESYAVFVTEDWRNPLMEYLAQGILPTDRKLAHQLKKIVVRYFLQNGILFKKGYNGDPLRCLGPKEAREVVREVHFGDCGNHPGKRRLHKPLLLLGYYWPTMKRDSEELVKTCHACQILGDAIHTHPNVLQDMTTPWPFHTWGLDLIGPINPPFNGYIWILAATEYFTKWVEAIPLKKATGAVVTNFV, from the exons ATGCTGAAACCAG GCATCAAGACCCCCAGAGATGTTAAAAGCCAAGCCATAGCAGACCTGCTAGCCCAGTTCCCCGGAAGTGAGGAATGTTCACTAAGTGAAGAGATCCCCGGGGAGGTGGCAGTAATAGACTTCCCAGGGAAGAACTGGGCGATGAGGTTTGATGGGTCAGCAACAGCAACCTCAAATGGACTGGGAATTGTATTAAGCTGTGAAGATGGGGGCACCCTACCCTTATCTTTCAAAATAGGGTTCTCCTGCTCAAATAACGCCGCTGAATATGAGGCGTATCTGATTGGGCTGACCATAGCACTCGCTTTAGGAGTAAAGCACATAAGGGTTTTAGGAGACTCCAATCTTGTAGTCTCTCAGGTAAAGGGCGATTTTACATTAAGGGAACAAAGTCTGGTAGCCTACAGGACTTGTGCACAAAGGCTAGAGCAGGAATTTCAAACCTTCAGCATCGAGTACACCCAAAGGAGTGAAAACAAGTTCGCCGATGCATTGGCCACCTTGGGATCCCAAATGTCTGTTAAAGGAGAAAACACCTTAATAAGGGTAAGTAGGCAAGAACACTCCATCATAGAAGTCCTCCAAAGGATGTTCTCCGAGGAACTAGAGCAGCAAGATTGGAGAAATGAGgttaaagagaaaataaaagggtCAGGACGTGAGGGGAGTATCAAAGAGCTAAAAGACTACACTATGATAGAAGAGGAACTATACAGGAGACTACCTGGAGGGATCCTATCTAGGTGTATCAATGAAAGGGAAGGGAGGTCGAGATTAGAAGAATTGCATAGCCAAGCTTGTGGGGTTGCAGAAAAGATTAGTCTATATAGAAGAATGCAGCGCATGGGGTACTACTGGCCCAACATGAACAAAGAGGCAGCAACTATACAGGGGAAGTGTCAAAAATGTCAACTTTCGATAGACAAGGAGGAAAGCTATGCCGTATTTGTCACAGAAGATTGGAGAAATCCACTTATGGAGTACTTGGCTCAAGGGATCCTACCAACTGACAGGAAATTAGCCCACCAGCTCAAGAAAATTGTGGTCAGGTACTTCTTACAAAATGGGATCTTATTCAAGAAGGGGTACAACGGGGACCCCCTAAGATGCTTGGGGCCAAAGGAAGCCAGAGAAGTAGTCAGAGAAGTCCATTTCGGTGATTGTGGGAATCACCCGGGAAAAAGAAGACTTCACAAGCCACTATTACTATTGGGGTATTATTGGCCAACAATGAAAAGGGACTCTGAGGAACTAGTCAAAACTTGCCATGCCTGCCAAATACTTGGAGATGCAATTCATACTCACCCAAATGTACTGCAGGACATGACAACACCATGGCCTTTCCACACTTGGGGGCTTGATCTTATAGGGCCTATAAACCCTCCTTTTAATGGTTATATATGGATCCTGGCAGCCACCGAGTACTttacaaaatgggtagaagctatCCCTTTGAAAAAGGCCACTGGAGCAGTTGTAACAAACTTCGTTTGA